Part of the Rhizobiales bacterium NRL2 genome is shown below.
AACTTCTGGGAGGAGTACGGGCCGGCGGCGCTGTGCATGCGGGCCCGCGCCGAGGGCCTGCGCGACTTCGGCGCCTGTATGTCGCCGCAGAACGCCTTCTACCTGCTGCAGGGTGTCGAAACCCTTCACGTGCGCATGCCGCGCCATGTCGAGAACGCCCGCCGGCTGGCCGCCTTCCTGGAAGATCACGAAGCGGTCGGCTGGGTCGCCTATCCAGACCTGGAGAGCCATCCCGATCACGAACGCGCGAAAGCGTTGCTGCCCGAAGGTTCGGGCGCGATCTTCAGCTTCGGCGTCAATGGCGGCCGCGAGGCCGGCCGTGCGTTCATCGAGAACCTGAAGGTCTTCTCCCATCTCGCCAATGTCGGCGACGCCAAGTCGCTGGTGATTCACCCGGCATCGACGACCCACCAGCAGATGGACGCCGAGGCGCTGAAGGCGGCCGGCGTCGGCGAGGATCTGGTGCGTCTCTCGGTCGGGCTGGAAGATGCGGACGACCTGATCGACGATCTGAAATCGGCCCTGCGCGCCAGCCAGCGCGTGCTCAAGGCGGCGGCGGAGTAGGGGCGATGGAATTCACGATCGACGGCAACAAGGTCTTCGCCCACACCGGCGGCAGGGACTTCGACCCGAAAGGCGACGTCGTGGTGCTGATCCACGGCGCGGCCATGAACCATCTGGCGTGGGCGCTACAGACGCGCTGGCTCGCCCATCACGGCCATTCGGTGCTGGCCCTGGACCTGCCGGGCTGCGGCCGATCCGAGGGCGAACTGCCCGACAGCGTCGAGGAATGCGGACGCTGGCTGCATCGGGTTCTGGACGAACTCGGCGTGGGGAAGGCCAGGCTGATCGGCCACTCCATGGGGGCGCTGATCGCCATGGAGGCCGCGGGCCAGAGGCCGGAGCGGGTCACCGGGCTGGGTCTGCTCGGCTTCTGCTATCCGCTCGCGGTCAACGAGGCCTTTCTCGACGCAGCGAAGAACGACCTGCCGCTCGCCATCGGCCTGATGAACGACTGGGCGCACGGCCCCCGCGCCCATTTCGGCGGTTTCCAGGTGCCCGGCCTGTGGATGGTGGGCGCCGACACGCGCGTCATCGAACAGGCCCGGCCCGGCGTCCTGCACAAGTGCCTGGCCATCTGCTCCGCCTACAAGGGCGGCGAGAAGGCGGCGGAGGCGGTGGCCTGTCCGGCGACCGTCGTCCTCGGCCGGCAGGATCTGATGACGCCGCTCAAGGCCGGCCGCAAGACGGCGGCGATGATCGGCGGCGCCGCCGTTACCGAACTGGACGACTGCGGTCACATGATGATGTTCGAACAGCCGAAGGCGCTGCTGCGGGCGCTCGCGCCCGTTCTCGCCGCGTGAGCGCGGATTCCCTGCCGAAGGGCGGCGCCGGTTCCCTGAGCGCGCGCGGCGCCCGCTGGAACGCCGCCGGGGTGCTGTTCTTCTGCTTCGTCATCGGCATGACAGGGCGGGGACTGTTCGACAGCTTCGTCGTCATGCTGAGGCCGCTCGACCTCTCCCATTCGTGGAGCCGGGACGAACTCACGGCGATCTACGCCATCGCCATGACCTGCTGGGGACTCGGCGCGCCGCTGGCGGGAATCATCTTCGACCGGGCCGGCGCGCGGCCGGTCTATCTGCTCGGCATCGCCTGTTCCGCCGGGGGCCTGATGCTGGCGAGCACCGACTGGGGCCTCTGGAGCTTCTATCTCGGCCACGGGGTCGCCGTCGGCACGGCGACGGCGCTACTCGGCACGGTCGTCCAAGCGGCGCTGGTCAGCCGCTGGTTCGACCGCAGCCGTTCGACCGCGCTCGGCCTGGTGCATTCCTCCATGGGCATCGGCGTGCTGCTGTTCTCGCCCATCACCCAGCTGCTGATCGACAGCTTCGGCTGGCAGGGCGCCTATCGGGGTCTGACCCTGATAGGCCTCGCCGTCATCGTCCCGATCGCGCTTTTCGCGCCATGGGGACGGTTCCGGGCGGGTCATCCCGAGATTGCCGCAGCCGCGGCCGCGCCGCGCGAGGGGCCGCAGCGTCCGAACTACCGCAGTCTCCGCGAGGCGCTGAGGGGCTGGCCGTTCTGGGCGCTGTCGTGGATCTACGGGATCACCGGCATGGGCATCTACGTGGCCGTCACACAGCTCGTGGACTATTTCCAGGTGCTGGGCGTGCCGGCGCTGGAGGCCGCGTCGATCTATGGCGTCGCCGGCGCGCTGGCGCCTGTCGGCATGGTGGCGTTCGGCGTCATCGCCGACCGGCTGGGCATGCTGCGCGCGGCGACGTTCTCCTACGGCCTCACCCTGGTTTCTTATGCCGGCTTCCTGGCCCTGCCGGAGATGTTCAGCGAATTCGTGCTCTATGGCTCGGCCGTCTGTCTCGGCCTGACGCTGGGCAGTCGCGGGCCCATGGTCTCCTCCATCGTCAGCCGCACCTTCCAGGGTCCGGCCTTCGGCCGCATCTATGGCGCGATCCTGGCTTTCGGCGGCGCCGGCGGCGGTCTCGGCGCCTGGCTGGGCGGCTTCATTCACGACGCGGCGGGCGGTCACGCGGCGCTGTTCTATGTCGGCGCCGTGGTCCTCGTGGCCGCAGGATCGCCCTTCGTCTTTCTCTCTCGCGCCGCGGCGCGCTAGACTCACACTTCGAACCTGGGGAGGCACCGAATGGATTTCCGACTGACCGACGAGCAGGAAGCGATCCGCGACGCCGTCGCGAAGATCTGCGAACGCTTCGACGACGCCTACTGGCTGGACCGCGACGACACCGGCGAGTTCCCGCACGACTTTCACAAGGCCATGGCCGACGGCGGCTGGCTGGGCATCGCCATGCCAGAGGAATATGGCGGCGCGGGCCTGGGCGTCACCGAGGCGGCGATCATGATGCATGCGGTGGCGAAGTCGTCGGGCGCGCAGAGCGCGGCGTCCGCCATCCATATCAACATCTTCGGCCCGCATCCGCTGGTCGTCGCCGGCAACGAGGACCAGAAGCGCGCGCATCTGCCGTCGCTGATCAAGGGCGAGCAGAAGACCTGCTTCGGCGTCACCGAGCCCGACGCCGGCCTCGACACGACCTCGATCAAGACCCGGGCGGAGAAGGACGGCAACGGCAACTACGTGGTCCACGGCCGCAAGATGTGGACCTCGACGGCGCAGGAGGCCGACAAGATCCTGCTGCTGGCCCGGACCACGCCGAAGGAGAACAGCAAGAAGTCGACCGACGGCATCTCGCTGTTCTACACCGACTTCAACCGCGACTACATTGAGGCGCGGGTGATCCCGAAGATGGGCCGGAAATCGGTGGATTCGAACGCGGTCTTCATCGACGGCCTGCCGGTTCCGAAGGAGGATCTGATCGGCGAGGAGGGCAAGGGCTTCTACTACCTGCTCCACGGCCTCAATCCCGAGCGCGTGCTGGTCGGCATCGAGGCCGTCGGCATCGGCCAGAACGCGCTGGCGCGGGCCACCGAATACGCCAAGGACCGCGTCGTCTTCGGCCGGCCGATCGGCATGAACCAGTCGATCCAGCATCCGCTGGCAGTCAACTGGGCCGAGTTGGAAGCCGCCTACATGATGTGCATGCTGGCCGCCGACCGCTACGACCGCGGCGAGGACTGCGGCGGCGAGGCGAACGCGGCCAAGTACCTGGGCGCCGAGGCCGGCTTCAAGGCTGCGACCCAGGCGGTGATGACCCATGGCGGCATGGGCTACGCCAAGGAGTATCACGTCGAACGGCTGATGCGCGAAAGCATGATCGCGCGTATCGCGCCCGTCTCGATGCAGATGATCCTGAACTACATCGCCGAGCGGAAGCTCGGCCTGCCGAGAAGCTACTGACGCCATGGAGACGGAGAACAAGGGTCCGCTGGCGGGCTACCGCGTCGTCGACCTCACCCGCATCGTGCTGGGCCCGCTGGCCGGGCAGATGCTGGGCGACCTCGGCGCGGACGTGATCAAGGTGGAGGAGCCGGCCGGCGACCTGGCCCGCGCCATCGGCACCACGCGGCGCGACGGCATGGCCTCGTGCTTCCTCAACTGCAACCGCAACAAGCGTTCGCTCTGTCTGGACCTCAAGAAGCCCGAGGGGCTGGAAGCCTTCATGCGGCTGATCGAAACGGCGGACGTCTTCATGCACGCGCTCCGGCCCCAGGCGGTGCGCAAGCTGGGCATCGCCTACGAGGATCTGAAGGCGGTCAATCCGAACCTGATCTATGTCGGCGCCTACGGCTTTTCGGAGAAGGGCCCCTACGGCCACAAGACGGCCTTCGACGACATCATCCAGTCGGCCTCGGGCGGCGCGGCGATCCAGGGCTGGCTGCTGGACCAGCCGCGCTATGTCGGCTTCGTCCAGGCCGACAAGACCACCGGCCTGATGGCGGCCAACGCCGTGGTGACGGCGCTGCTGCACCGGGAGCGGACGGGCGAGGCGCAGTTCGTCGAGGTGCCCATGTTCGAGACCATGGTGCACATCAACCTGATCGAACATCTGGACGGCGCCACCTACGCCGACGCCACCGGCCCGACGGGCTACAGCCGCCTGCGCACCCCCTGGCGCAAGCCCTATCCGTCGAAGGACGGCTGGGTGGCGATCCTGCCCTATGACGACCGGCAATGGCGGGTTGTGCTGGAGGCGGCGGGCCGTTCGGACCTGGCCGAGGATCCGATGTTCAACTCCTTCGCCGCGCGCCAGAAGAACGTCGACACCGTCTATTCGACGCTGGCGGAGCTCAGCAAGGCGCTGACCACCGATGAATGGCTGGCCGCCCTGGAGCCGCACGGCGTGCCGTGCTCCCGGGTCAACACGCCGGAAGACCTGCTGACCGACCGGCACCTGACGGATGTCGGATTCTGGGAGACCTACGACCATCCGACCGAAGGGCTGCTGCGGACGATGAAGTACCCGGTCAATTTCGAGAAGAGTCCCGCCAGCGTCCGCCGTCACACCCCGCATCTGGGCGAACAGACGCGCGAGGTGCTGGGCGAACTCGGCTACGACGAGGCGACCGTGGAAGCGATGCTGGCCGCCGGTGCGGCCATCGAGAAGAAGGAAAAGGCGATCTGATGCAACTCCTGGGACATGGATTCTACTATCAGGACTGGTCCGTCGGCTGGAAGTTCAGGACGCTCACGCGCTCCATCACCGAAACCGACATCATGAACTTCGTCGGCGTCTCCGGCCTCACCGAGGAGCTGTTCACCAGCTACTGGTATCTTGAGGAGCATACCGATTTCGCCGGTCGTCTTTCGCCCGGCGCGCTGGTCTTCTCGCTTGCCGAGGGGCTGGTGATCCCGTCGACCATCGCGCGGACCGGTCTGGCCTTTCTCAACTGCGAGATCGACATCAAGGGGCCGTCCTTCGCCGGCGACACGATCCACGTCGAAGGCGAGGTCACCGAGATCAAACCGGCGAAGAAGGGCAACCGCGCCCTGGTTCGTACCGACAACAAGGTGATCAATCAGAAGGGCGACGTGGTGCTGACCTACAATCCGCTCAGGATGATGCGGGGCCGGCCCGAGGAGGACTGATCGTCCCCCGGAGCCTGGCGGCGAAAAGACGCCTTTACCGAAATTCTGAGATTGACAATCATTCTCAATAAGGCGATGTTGATCGGGCCTTGGCATGGCACTGACCGTCGTCCTGCGATCCCCAACACCCCAAGGGGCGGCGGTCCTCCCAAGCGGCCGGCATGAAGGTTCTCGCGAACCGGCGTGCCGGCCGCTCCTTCTTCCGCAGGGGCCGCCACACAACGAAAAAGGGCCCGCCTTTCGGACGGGCCCTTTCGCGTCGGGCCCAGGCCCGATAGCTGTTGGGATCAGTTGTTCTGGGCGCGGGGAAAGCTGACTTCGACGCTCTTCTCCAGCTCCAGATCCCGGTAGAGATCGTCCAGCGGCGGCGGTGCGCCGTTGCGGATCGCGTTCTCGCGGTTCTGGTAGTAGAGCGTGCGCACGGAGGCGTAGAGGTCGATCGCCGTATCCTCCAGCACCTCGAACTCCTCGATCACCTCGGAGCGCTTGTCGACCATGGCGGTGCCGGTGCGCGCGGCCGTGGGCACGAAGCCGAAGACGAGATTGAAGGGATCGGTCACCGAATCGACGACGAATCCCACCGTGTCGCGGCCCGTCGAGGGGCCGAAGACGGGCAGCATGATGTAGGCGCCGCTTTCGTAGCCCCAGACCGCCAGCGTCTGGCCGAAGTCTTCCTTGCGGCGGTGGAAATTGCCGGCCGTGGTGACGTCGAACAGGCCGCCGATGCCGACGGTGGAGTTGATCATGAAACGCATGAAGGTGTTCCACGCCGCTTCGCCGTCACCCTGGAGGATGTTGTTGATCAGCGTGCGCGGTTCCGTGAGGTTTTCCAAGGCGTTGGAGACGCCCAGGCGCAGCGGCTCCGGCGCCACGGTGCGATAGCCGCGGGCGACGGGCCGCATCACGGCACGGTCGAGGCCCATGTTGAAGTCGAAGATTTCGCGGTTGGTCTGCTCGTAGGGATCGGCGGGTGCATCGGCTGCTGCTGCAGCCGACGTCAACATCATCCCGCCCAAGGCCAGGGCGGCCAGGTTCCTGCTGATCCCCATCTCAGAACTCCTTGCCCGAATGCCGATCGAAATTGCCGCGTATTCGCGATCTTTACAACAGAAGCCTTGCCAAAGTGTGATCGCGGCCTGTTCGCGGCTGCGATTGTGACTTATGCATTGTGGCGGGATGGAGAACGCGGGGAGGCATCATCATGTCCTACAGGTCGATATATCGGCCTGGCCTGTTCGAGGGCCGGGCCGTCATCGTGACCGGAGGCGGGTCCGGTATCGGGCGCTGCACCGCCCATGAGCTCGCGTCGCTGGGTGCGGCGGTGGCGCTGGTTGGCCGGCGCCTCGAGCGCCTCGAGGCCGTGGCTCAGGAGATCGAGGAGGATGGCGGCCGGGCCATCTGCCACGCTTGCGATCTGCGCGACGAGGAAGCGGTCCGGGCGATGGTGGCCGACGTCATCGAGCGGCTGGGTCGGGTCGACGGGCTGGTGAACAATGCCGGCGGGCAGTTCACGTCGCCAGCCGAGAACATGAGCCAGAAGGGCTTCGAGACGGTGATTCGCAACAATCTCGTCTCGGGATTCGTGGTCGCTCGGGAGTGCTTCACCCAGTGGATGAAGGCGAACGGCGGTTCCGTCGTGAACATCGTCGCCGATCCGATCGGCGGCATGCCGGCCATGGTGCACTCGGCCGGCGCGCGGGCCGGCATGATGTCGGTGACCGAGACCCTGGCGGTCGAATGGGCCAATCACGGCGTCCGCGTGAACTCGGTCGCGCCGGGCTATATCGCGTCCTCGGGGATGAACGCCTACACGCCCGAGATGCAGGCGAAGTTCACCGAAGGGCTCAAGAAGATGCCCTTCAAGCGCATGGGCACGGAATCCGAGGTCTCCTCGGTGATCACATTCCTGCTGTCGGAGGGGGCGTCCTACGTCTCCGGCGCCTGCTACTACGTGCACGGGGCCAGCCAGTCGATCCGGCAGGACTGGGACATACCCGACCATACCAGGGCGAAACCCTATCAGGGCTTTCATCGCTATAATGGCCCGGTCGCGTTCTGGGGCGACTATGGCGGCAATGGACAGGGGGAGGACTGAGGCATGAAGTTCGGCATCTTCTACGAGCACCAGATCCCGCGGCCCTGGGACCAGCGGAGCGAGCACCGCATCCTCAACGAATCGCTGGAGCAGATCGAACTGGCCGACCGGCTGGGCTTCGATGCCGCCTGGGTGGTCGAGCATCACTTCCTGGAGGAGTACTCGCACTCTTCGGCGCCCGAGGTCTTCCTCGGTGCGGCCAGCCAGCGCACCAAGAACATCCGCCTGGGCCACGGCATCGTCCAGATCACCACCAATCAGCCGCATCGCGTGGCCGAGAAGGTGGGCACGCTGGACCTGCTGTCGAACGGCCGTGTCGAGCTGGGCTTCGGCGAGGGCGCAGGCCCGGCGGAACTGCACCCCTTCGGCGTCAAGGTCCGCACCAAGCGGGAGCGCTGGGAAGAGGCGGTCCAGGCCATCGTGCCCATGTTCACGAAGACGGACTGGGAATTCCACGGCGAGCATTTCGATTTCCCCGCCCGCAACGTGGTGCCGAAGCCGCTGCAGAAACCGCATCCGCCGCTCTGGGTCGCCTGCTCCAACATCAAGACCATCGCCAAGGCCGGCGAGTGGGGCATGGGCGCGCTGGGCTTCAGCTTCATCTCGGCGGAGGCCGCGCGGGCCTGGGTGCATCGCTACTACAACTGTCTGCTGCGCCGCCGCCAGCCGCTGACCGACTATCCGCTCAACCCGAACATCGCCATCGCCAACGGCTTCTTCTGCGCCGAGACCGACGAGGAGGCCATCGAGAAGGCGTCGGGCTGGACCTTCTTCATCTTCGCGCTGTCCTATTACGGCCGGAAGGGCGTCGACGCGCCGGGCAAGAGCGACCTCTGGGCCGCCTACCAGGACTGGCGCCATTCCGAGAAGGCGCAGAAGGCCGTCGAAACGGCGCTGATCGGCAGCCCGGAAACGCTCCGGAAGAAGCTGCGCATGTTCGCCGACGCCCATGTCGACCAGTGCATTCTGGTGGCCCAGGCCGGCCGCACCAGCCACGAGGATATCTGCAAGAGCTACCGCCTGTTCGCGGAGGAAGTCATGCCGGAGTTCCATGGCGAGGAAGCCGCGCATCAGGCCTGGAAGCGGAGCGTCCTCGACGGCGAGACGGTGCTCGAGGAGCTGGATACCGAGGATTTCGACCTCTACAGCCACCAGAACGAGGACATCGTCCGCCTGACGCCTGAAGAGCTCAAGGCGATGATGGCGGAGAAGGAAAAGCAGGCCGCCCCGGGGGACTGACACTCCGCAGGTGACTAGCCGTCCGCCTCCACCAGCCGGCGGAAGGCGCGGATGTCGTCGACGAACAGCGCCGGCTCCTCCATGGCGGCGAAATGGCCGCCGGCCGGCATGTCGGTCCAGTGCACGACGTTGGCGACCCGCTCGACCCACTGGCGCGGCGGGGTGGCGAAGATGTCGCCCGGGAAGTGCGCGACGCCGGTCGGCACCTCGATCCGCCGTCCCTCCGGCGCGATGAAATTGTCGCTTTCGATGATCGAGCGGTACATCCAGGCCGACGTGTTGATCGTCGCCGTGAACCAGTAGAGGGCGATGTTGGCCAGCAGGCGGTCCTTGGAGAATCGGCTCTCGATGTCGCCGCCCGTATCGCCCCAGCGGTGGAACTTCTCGGCGATCCAGGCCGCCAGACCCGCCGGCGAGTCGGTCAGCCCGTAGGCCAGGGTCTGGGACTTCGTCGACTGGATCGCCTGATAGGCGGTTTCGGTCGCCATCAGTTGCTTGCGCCGCCCCGCCCAGGCTTTCTCCTCGGCGTCATAGGGGCGGCTGTCGTCCCGCGCCGGGCGCAGGATCCACATGTTCTGATGGATGGCCTTGCAGACATCGGCGTGGTTCAGGCCGAGCCAGGAGGTCACCAGGCAGCCCCAGTCGCCGCCCTGCGCGATGAAGCCCTGATAGCCCAGGACGTCGACCATCAGCCCGCGCCAGAGCCGCGCCGTCTCGCGGCAGTCGATCGCCTTCGGCGGCGCGCCCGAGAAGCCGTAACCCGGCAGGCTGGGGACGATCACATCGAAGCCGTCCTCCGCATCGCCGCCGAAGCGTTCGGGATGGGCCAGCGGCTCGATCACTTCCAGGAACTCGACGATCGAGCCCGGCCAGCCATGGGTCAGGATCAGCGGCGTCGGACTGGCGCCCGAGCCCTTCTCCAGGATGAAATGGATGTCGAGGCCATCGACATCTGCGGTGAAGTTGTCGAAGCCGTTGATCCGGGTCTCGACCGCGCGCCAGTCGAAGGCGTCGCGCCAGTGGGCGCAGAGCTCCCGGACATAGGCCATGTTCGCGCCGTAATCCCAGCGCGCGTCCGCCGGTTCCTCCCTGGGCCAGCGTGTCGCGTCCAGCCGTGCGTTCAGATCGGCGATCTCCGCATCGCCGACATGGACTTCGAAGGCTTTCATTCTGCTTCTCCCCACAGTCGTACAATGCAGTTCGCTATCCGGGCCCGCCTGCATGCGCCGGTATCCTTCAGTGTCCGGCCCGAAACCGCCTGATGGCCCGAAGCATCACGAAGATCAAGAGCACCGCGAAACAGACGATGGGCCAGACCGTGCCCAGTCCGATCAGGACCTGCTTCCCGTCGCCACAGAGGATCGCGCTCGACCGGACCGCACAGGTTTCCGACAAATCCAGCATCTCCAGGCCCGGCGCCGCGAGGACGGCGGCCAGTGTTACGGTTGCGAAGACGATGAACCTGCCGCCATACAGAAGGGCGACCTGGATCAGGGCCAGCACGTTGTAGCTGATGAAGAAGGCGCCGAGGAGCATGAGGTCGAAGGCCCCGAACTTCAGACTGCTCTGTGCTTCTTCCATCCGCCGGGGCTCTCCGCCATCATGGGCCGAACGACCACAGGGAGGATGATATGGCGTTCGCGGAA
Proteins encoded:
- a CDS encoding acyl-CoA dehydrogenase translates to MDFRLTDEQEAIRDAVAKICERFDDAYWLDRDDTGEFPHDFHKAMADGGWLGIAMPEEYGGAGLGVTEAAIMMHAVAKSSGAQSAASAIHINIFGPHPLVVAGNEDQKRAHLPSLIKGEQKTCFGVTEPDAGLDTTSIKTRAEKDGNGNYVVHGRKMWTSTAQEADKILLLARTTPKENSKKSTDGISLFYTDFNRDYIEARVIPKMGRKSVDSNAVFIDGLPVPKEDLIGEEGKGFYYLLHGLNPERVLVGIEAVGIGQNALARATEYAKDRVVFGRPIGMNQSIQHPLAVNWAELEAAYMMCMLAADRYDRGEDCGGEANAAKYLGAEAGFKAATQAVMTHGGMGYAKEYHVERLMRESMIARIAPVSMQMILNYIAERKLGLPRSY
- a CDS encoding acyl dehydratase, producing MQLLGHGFYYQDWSVGWKFRTLTRSITETDIMNFVGVSGLTEELFTSYWYLEEHTDFAGRLSPGALVFSLAEGLVIPSTIARTGLAFLNCEIDIKGPSFAGDTIHVEGEVTEIKPAKKGNRALVRTDNKVINQKGDVVLTYNPLRMMRGRPEED
- a CDS encoding 2,4-dienoyl-CoA reductase, whose amino-acid sequence is MSYRSIYRPGLFEGRAVIVTGGGSGIGRCTAHELASLGAAVALVGRRLERLEAVAQEIEEDGGRAICHACDLRDEEAVRAMVADVIERLGRVDGLVNNAGGQFTSPAENMSQKGFETVIRNNLVSGFVVARECFTQWMKANGGSVVNIVADPIGGMPAMVHSAGARAGMMSVTETLAVEWANHGVRVNSVAPGYIASSGMNAYTPEMQAKFTEGLKKMPFKRMGTESEVSSVITFLLSEGASYVSGACYYVHGASQSIRQDWDIPDHTRAKPYQGFHRYNGPVAFWGDYGGNGQGED
- a CDS encoding LuxA, translating into MKFGIFYEHQIPRPWDQRSEHRILNESLEQIELADRLGFDAAWVVEHHFLEEYSHSSAPEVFLGAASQRTKNIRLGHGIVQITTNQPHRVAEKVGTLDLLSNGRVELGFGEGAGPAELHPFGVKVRTKRERWEEAVQAIVPMFTKTDWEFHGEHFDFPARNVVPKPLQKPHPPLWVACSNIKTIAKAGEWGMGALGFSFISAEAARAWVHRYYNCLLRRRQPLTDYPLNPNIAIANGFFCAETDEEAIEKASGWTFFIFALSYYGRKGVDAPGKSDLWAAYQDWRHSEKAQKAVETALIGSPETLRKKLRMFADAHVDQCILVAQAGRTSHEDICKSYRLFAEEVMPEFHGEEAAHQAWKRSVLDGETVLEELDTEDFDLYSHQNEDIVRLTPEELKAMMAEKEKQAAPGD